The window CGTGGCGCGGTCGATCGACGAGATCGACGATGACCTCACCGCCTTCGAGGTCGTCGACGCCCACACCGTCTCTGTGACGTTCCAGATCACCTCTCCCCCGGGTCGCGGGGTCACCTGCGTGCTGGAGGCGCAGGACGAGGAGCACGGGATCGTGGGCTGGCGGGTCGTCGAATACCCCGCGGTCGATACGCACGCACGGGCCTTTTCGGAGGAGATCCCGACGGTCGCCCTGGCGACCAATGGTTTG is drawn from Microbacterium hatanonis and contains these coding sequences:
- a CDS encoding DUF4307 domain-containing protein, with product MTQQMLDERYGRRRSTGRRVIGWTIIGAVAVGLIGWVGWGTVARSIDEIDDDLTAFEVVDAHTVSVTFQITSPPGRGVTCVLEAQDEEHGIVGWRVVEYPAVDTHARAFSEEIPTVALATNGLVNSCWVT